The Myxococcales bacterium genomic interval CAGTACGGCGCTGTCGTCGGGTGCGCACACCACCCGGGCCAGATGGTGCCTCCGGCCGTCGAGGCGCTCGGGGTTGAGGATGCCGGCGCTGCAGGCGGCGGGGCCGAAACCCGAGGCTGCGAACGCCTCATGCCCCGAGAGCACCACGAAGCGGTCCGAGGAGGCCAAGAGGTTCGTGGGAAAACCGAAGCGGGAGAGCAGATCGTTGGGCTGTGCCTCGCCCCGCAGCAGCAAGGTGGCCACGTCGAAACACGCGGGCCAGGGGGTCCGCGACAGCCAATGCAACCGACGCAGGGCCGAGGGGGTACGTGCACAGCTGGCGAGGCTCTGGAGAGAGGCCTCGTCCGTGGGTAGCGGGACGGACGCGGCCACCACGGGCAACTCGGCCCAGCGCGTGGCGAGCTGGGCCAAGGGCGCTTGCACCAAGGGTCCGGACACGAGGCTGACGAACGCCAGCTCGCGCTCGAGAGGCCACACGGCCGGAGGCGGCACCTCGTCGTTTTCGTCGAAGGCCAGGCGAAACGCAGGGGCCTCCGCGTCGAGGCGCGCGGCCAGGGCTGCGGGGCAGGGCGGGGGCACGGGCGCGGGGGTCCGATCGTGCAGCAGAAAGTCGAGTCGCGAGGGAAAGCCGGCCGCGGCCACTTGCGCCACTTCGTGCAGGGCTTCGTTGCCCGTCGTGAGCAAGCCTCCGGCAGGCGCGAGGGGCTGCGCGCTCTTGAGCCACAGGAGGTTCACCGATACGGTCTCGTTCGGCAATACGGTCCGGGACATCGAGGAGACGCTCGACTTGACCACCAGCGCGGGCTCGCCGCGGTAATCGCCCGCAACGAAGGCATCGCCGCAGCCGGAGCCCAGCAGCATACCCAGCATCGCAAGAGGCCAAGACCACGTCATCAGGAACCTTGCTCAGAAGTGTGTACCAAGACCGAGCGCGAGGGCAGGGCGAATGGCCACCTGTCGGTCACGCGCCTGGGCGACCGACGCCTGGTCGAACGAGGCAACCATCAATTCGAGCTCGGCCGCGGCAAACCAACGTCCTGCGATGCGGAGCTGCGCAAGTGCGGTGGGACCAAAGACGGGGGAGATCCTTTGTCGCGAAGGCGCAAGGCCGAGCGGGTCGTCGGAGAAGGTTTGCACCCCGATCACGGCGCCGGCGCGGAACCCCAGGGCCAGCGCGACCTCGCCGACGTCCCACGATTTTCTCCCGCCCGCTCGGATGACGTATTCATCGAGCTGCTGACCCACGGGCGCCGCCGTGCCGTTGCTCGCCGGGGCCGCGGGGATGAACTCGCTACGGTGCACGCCGAGCGCGAGGTCCACGCTCATGTCGCGGAGATCGGCGGCGAGCGTGAACTGCGCACCGCCGCCGCCGCCGAGCGAGAGCACGGGCGCCATGTAGCGCCCAAAGAGCGCGGCGCTGAACGCCACGGATGCGGGACCGCCTTTTCGCACGAGCTCTGCGAATTGCACCCGTCGCAGCGCCGAAGCCGTAAGCGCCGTTTCCTGAGCGGTCGTCAACGACACGGTGCCCTCGAAGAGGGCCGAGGCGGTGCGCAGCTTCACGAGGTAGCGGCCTGGCGGCATGCGCACCCGCGCGTTCTCGCGGGCCGGGTGAAATTCCATGCGAACCGTTCCGGAACCGTCGGGCGCCAAAAACAAATAACGTCCCCGCGTTTCGAGGCGCGCCGAGGCCGCCTGCGTCCACGATGCCGGTCGGGTGACGAGCAGGTCCACCCGTCCCTTGAGCGCATATTCGTAGGTGGGATGTTGAACGCCGCTGCGGGAGGCCATCGTGTCGGACACGGTGCGTTCGGCGGTGTAGCGATAGGCCTCGCTCAGGCTCACGAAGCCGTCGTCGTTGTTGTCCGCGGCGCCTTGCAGAGCAGCCAACAAGTGATGTGTGAAGAAGGACGCCTTGAGGTCGTCTGACTCCTGGGCGTCTTCGCTCTCCGTGGCCGACGAAAGCACCGCGAAGCCTTCGGGCGACGGCTCTCCGTCGAAGGGAAGGGACGCAAGACCCAGGGGCCTCACCCCTTTGACCCGCGTGGCCCGTCCCGAGCGGCACGCGTCGAGCACCATCACGCGAAGGTCGGCGGACGAGCTCAAGATGGTCTCGCGCAGCTCGTCCCACGTCACCTGGTCCGACCCCAGCTGGATGCCGTTGGGGTCTGCATGGCCTGAAAAGAAGAACAACAGCACGGAGCTGTCGCGACGGTCTCGTTCGGCGCGGATGCGGCCGTTCAGGTGGCGAAGCGCGTCTCGCAGGCGCTGGGGGTCAGGCTGCTGGAGCACCACGGTGTTTTCTTCCCAGAACCCTCCCGAGGTGACCAGCACGTCTGCCAGGCGCCGGGCGTCGCGGTGGGCGTGTCGCAGGGGCTCCTGGCTCCGGTGTCCTTGGTTGGCTCCGATGACGAGCGCGTAGCGCATCTGGGCGCCCGGTGGGGCGGGAGGAAGGTTGGGTACGTCTGCGGTGACGGGTGCAGCGCTCACCCAGCACCCGAGCGCGAGCAGGAGGGCCCACCCCTGACGGAGGGCCCTTGCCGGGGATGCGCGCAGGTGGCGTGACAGCTGCATCAGGGGCGCAGGGGAATGCTGACGTCCTGGGTGCGACAGGAGGCAGGCTTCGCTGCCGCGTCACATACGGTGAGGCGAAGCTCGACCGGCGTGCCGGGGGTCACCTCGAGGTCCAAGGGCAACCAGGTGGCGCCTTGCACGAGGCCCGAAAAGAGCGTGTCCCAGCGTCCGGTCTCGCGGGCAGCCACGTCGACCTGCCAGCCTCGGCGCGGGTCCGCCGCCACGACGAACTTGAGCACGTCGCCGGCCGCCACGTGGCTGAGGGTCTCGGGGGGCGATGGCGCCTCTTGCCGACGGGAACCCGCGGGTTTGACGGCCACCCAGATCGCGGGTGGGGCCTGCGTGGGGGCCTGGTCGTTTCCGGTCCCCTTGATGCGCGCCTGGTCCGCGGGGCCCGTGGGGGTGTCCCGGGTGCGCAGCACCAGGAGCAGCGACGCGGTAGCGGCCACGGGCAAAAACCAGGAGAAGGCCCGGAGCGCGAGGCGCGTTTTCGCTGCCGCCGGTGGCCTGTGCCGCGGGGCCGTCGCCGCCTCCGCCGCCACGCGGGCGACCAGTTCGCGAACCAGGGGCAGATGGCGGTCGTCCTCGGCGACCCGTCGCTGCTCGTCGAGCTGGTGCCGCACCATGGGCGAGGCGTCCGCCCTGGCCTCGAGGGCCTTGCGCTCGTCTTCGCTACTGGCACCGAGGGCCCACTTGAAGGTGGCCCACTCGGAGGCCGCGGGGACATCGGCGGAAGGGGGCCTGAAGGGATCAGGCGGAGGCACCGGCTTTGTCATCGTCCCGTCTCCAGAATCTTTTGAGCTGATTGGCGGAACGACTCGAGCCGCCGGGTGATTGAGCGTTTGGACGTCCCATAGAGCTCGGCAATCTCTTCGAGCGACATGCCGTCCACGTAGTGGTGCAGCGCCACCTCGGCCTGCGTTGGGTCCACACCGGCCAGCACGAGGCGGATGTCGATGCGCTCGGCTCCTTGATGGGATTGAGGCTCGGCGTTGCGGCCTTCGTGCCAGCGCTTGAGCAGCTCACTTTGACGTTTCCGATCCCTCAGATGATTGATGGCCAGGTTGGTCACGGTCTTGAAGAGGAAAGCGGCTGTGTCCCGTTCGGTTTCTTCGCCCGAGAGACGCCGTTTTAGCCACCTCATGAATGCCTCCTGCGCCACGTCGAGCGCCGCCGCCTCGTCTCGAAGGATGCGAGACGCCCGCCTGTGAACCACGTTGAAGTGGGCCAAATACGCTTCGTCGATCCGCCGGTCTTGCCGCGCCGCTGAGCCATCGTCCGTCATCGTGAAGACACCTCGGGGCCCCTGTCCGGGGCGCTTTTTCGTACGAGGGCGCCGAAAGCGCAACCTTATCTTTCTTTTCGACGGGGTGTCCTCTGCGGCGCGAAGGCCCCGACGAGAAACACCGACATCCTCACCCGCCGGTTCATGCCGAGGTGCGCTTGGCGCTGCAGTCGCTTTCTGGCATGGTGCTCGGCATGTCGCTGCAAACAGAAGACCTGGTCGTGGGCACGGGAACCGAGGCTGCTGCGGGCCACAATGTGGCCGTGCACTACACCGGATGGTTGACCGATGGCACGAAGTTCGACAGCTCCGTGGACCGTGGCCAGCCGTTTTCGTTCACGCTCGGCGCGGGGCGGGTCATCAAGGGCTGGGACCAGGGCGTTGCGGGAATGAAGGTGGGCGGCAAGCGCAAGCTCACGATTCCCCCCGAGCTGGGTTACGGCGAGCGGGGCGCGGCGGGCGTGATTCCTCCGGGC includes:
- a CDS encoding caspase family protein; amino-acid sequence: MQLSRHLRASPARALRQGWALLLALGCWVSAAPVTADVPNLPPAPPGAQMRYALVIGANQGHRSQEPLRHAHRDARRLADVLVTSGGFWEENTVVLQQPDPQRLRDALRHLNGRIRAERDRRDSSVLLFFFSGHADPNGIQLGSDQVTWDELRETILSSSADLRVMVLDACRSGRATRVKGVRPLGLASLPFDGEPSPEGFAVLSSATESEDAQESDDLKASFFTHHLLAALQGAADNNDDGFVSLSEAYRYTAERTVSDTMASRSGVQHPTYEYALKGRVDLLVTRPASWTQAASARLETRGRYLFLAPDGSGTVRMEFHPARENARVRMPPGRYLVKLRTASALFEGTVSLTTAQETALTASALRRVQFAELVRKGGPASVAFSAALFGRYMAPVLSLGGGGGAQFTLAADLRDMSVDLALGVHRSEFIPAAPASNGTAAPVGQQLDEYVIRAGGRKSWDVGEVALALGFRAGAVIGVQTFSDDPLGLAPSRQRISPVFGPTALAQLRIAGRWFAAAELELMVASFDQASVAQARDRQVAIRPALALGLGTHF
- a CDS encoding sigma-70 family RNA polymerase sigma factor produces the protein MTDDGSAARQDRRIDEAYLAHFNVVHRRASRILRDEAAALDVAQEAFMRWLKRRLSGEETERDTAAFLFKTVTNLAINHLRDRKRQSELLKRWHEGRNAEPQSHQGAERIDIRLVLAGVDPTQAEVALHHYVDGMSLEEIAELYGTSKRSITRRLESFRQSAQKILETGR
- a CDS encoding FKBP-type peptidyl-prolyl cis-trans isomerase, translating into MSLQTEDLVVGTGTEAAAGHNVAVHYTGWLTDGTKFDSSVDRGQPFSFTLGAGRVIKGWDQGVAGMKVGGKRKLTIPPELGYGERGAAGVIPPGATLVFEVELLGVR